A single genomic interval of Croceibacter atlanticus HTCC2559 harbors:
- a CDS encoding FKBP-type peptidyl-prolyl cis-trans isomerase — protein sequence MNKILLPAILVLAVLVSCNDDDTEDFVPVPDRDRAEVDAEDQLELQTYLETHFYNYEEFENPSEDFDYVVRFDTIAGENIDKIALIDRPELYTKTVEEADIDYNLYVLKVREGVGRAPTAADSTYVTYRGELLTNDLFDSSVQPIWFDLPGGLTASGLIPGFTAGITEFKDASGFVENTDGTITFNDDYGIGAVFFPSGIGYFSGSVGIIPTYSPLIFSFKLFVSNQADHDNDGIPSFLEDATGENSEFESGEDTDSDGGPNYLDADDDNDGVLTRDEIISEDLNNDGVITIDEIIFTDSNNDGIADYLQADVDGSPEEEEE from the coding sequence ATGAATAAAATTTTACTTCCAGCTATATTGGTTTTAGCTGTACTTGTATCTTGTAATGATGATGATACAGAGGATTTTGTACCTGTGCCGGATAGAGATAGGGCTGAGGTTGATGCAGAAGATCAATTAGAATTACAAACCTATCTTGAAACCCATTTTTACAATTATGAAGAGTTTGAAAACCCTTCGGAAGATTTTGATTATGTGGTAAGGTTTGATACAATTGCAGGAGAGAATATAGATAAAATCGCACTTATTGACAGGCCAGAACTTTATACTAAAACTGTTGAGGAGGCAGATATAGATTATAACTTATATGTTCTTAAAGTAAGAGAAGGTGTTGGTCGTGCGCCAACAGCAGCAGACTCAACATATGTTACTTATAGAGGTGAGTTGCTTACAAATGATCTTTTTGATAGTTCTGTGCAACCTATTTGGTTTGATCTTCCTGGAGGATTAACAGCGAGTGGTTTAATACCTGGATTTACTGCTGGTATAACAGAGTTTAAAGATGCAAGTGGATTTGTAGAAAACACAGATGGAACCATAACTTTTAATGATGATTATGGTATTGGAGCGGTATTCTTTCCTTCTGGGATAGGTTACTTTAGTGGTAGTGTGGGGATTATTCCTACATATTCTCCATTAATTTTCAGTTTTAAATTATTTGTATCTAATCAAGCAGATCATGATAATGATGGTATTCCGTCATTCTTAGAAGATGCAACTGGAGAAAATAGTGAATTTGAAAGTGGAGAAGATACAGATTCAGATGGCGGCCCTAATTATTTAGATGCAGATGATGATAATGATGGAGTTCTTACAAGAGATGAAATTATTTCTGAAGATTTAAATAATGATGGTGTTATTACTATAGATGAAATTATTTTTACAGATAG
- a CDS encoding shikimate kinase — protein MVFLMGYMGSGKSTLAKAISNVTDIPFYDLDDLIVKDTDISISDFFKKHGEIAFRKKETEVLKALIESNERCVVALGGGTPCYANNLSLIKDSNSVTSVYLKLSLDALVNRLWGNKINRPLISHIESKQELNDFVRKHLFERSFYYNQADVILGCDAKTESELTKEISTELF, from the coding sequence ATGGTTTTTTTAATGGGGTATATGGGAAGTGGAAAATCTACCTTAGCTAAGGCTATATCTAATGTTACGGATATTCCTTTTTATGATTTAGATGACCTTATAGTAAAAGATACAGATATTAGCATTTCAGATTTTTTTAAAAAACATGGTGAAATAGCCTTTCGAAAAAAAGAAACAGAAGTGTTAAAAGCTTTGATAGAAAGTAATGAAAGGTGTGTTGTTGCTTTAGGTGGTGGTACTCCTTGTTATGCAAATAATTTAAGTTTAATTAAAGACTCCAATTCGGTAACGTCAGTATATCTAAAACTTTCATTAGATGCTTTGGTTAATAGGTTATGGGGTAATAAAATTAATAGGCCTTTAATAAGCCACATAGAAAGTAAGCAAGAATTGAATGATTTTGTGAGAAAGCATCTCTTTGAGCGTAGTTTTTATTATAATCAAGCAGATGTGATCCTTGGCTGTGATGCTAAAACTGAGAGTGAGTTAACTAAAGAAATTTCTACAGAATTATTCTAA
- a CDS encoding TlpA family protein disulfide reductase, whose amino-acid sequence MKTIFKFLKKQWQNVLLLFFIVLLLIPQTRFKIQVFAQQLLAFSPSIEETSKEVNLSNWEIVDANGMVLRVEHINKPLVVNFWATWCPPCVAEMPSFQNVYNDYKDDVVFVFLSNEDVKTTKAFAEKHNYTLPFYTSTNSLPEAFNSDQLPTTYVLDAKDNLIINHTGSANWNSKKFRSTLDELLSKPE is encoded by the coding sequence TTGAAAACAATATTTAAATTCTTAAAAAAGCAATGGCAAAATGTGTTGTTGCTTTTTTTTATTGTGTTACTCTTAATACCGCAAACCAGATTTAAGATTCAGGTGTTTGCACAACAGTTATTAGCTTTTTCACCAAGTATTGAAGAGACTTCGAAAGAAGTTAATTTATCTAATTGGGAGATAGTTGATGCCAATGGTATGGTGTTAAGGGTAGAGCATATAAACAAACCTTTAGTGGTTAATTTCTGGGCTACTTGGTGTCCGCCTTGTGTGGCAGAAATGCCAAGTTTTCAAAATGTTTATAATGACTACAAGGACGATGTGGTATTTGTGTTTTTATCTAATGAGGATGTCAAAACTACCAAAGCCTTTGCAGAAAAACACAACTATACATTGCCATTTTATACAAGTACAAATAGCTTGCCTGAAGCTTTTAACAGTGATCAACTACCAACCACTTATGTGTTAGATGCTAAAGACAACCTAATTATAAACCATACAGGTAGTGCTAATTGGAATAGTAAAAAGTTTAGAAGTACTTTAGATGAGCTTCTATCTAAACCTGAATAG
- a CDS encoding XRE family transcriptional regulator — translation MMMTSIGQRIKSLRKEKKYSQQFIAEKLNISQSAYSLIESAHNNVMIGHVLTLSKLYDVSTDFILKGETNLIHMNIENGFIPFINVEAVAGNLNELQGAHSQSEYDRYRIPGFKSSSNHLLFEVEGDSMTPTFYPNDILICEAQHSISDVADNSLVVIGTEKGLLTKRVKKEYGYCYLESDNKHYSPIKIENEEIKAILSIKGKVTSKVNTNTKVETDKFEHMESNLKQLEYQIERLSQQIK, via the coding sequence ATGATGATGACATCAATAGGTCAAAGAATAAAATCATTACGTAAGGAAAAAAAATACTCACAACAATTTATTGCAGAAAAACTTAACATTTCACAAAGTGCTTACTCTTTAATTGAAAGTGCACACAATAATGTTATGATAGGTCATGTGCTTACACTTTCAAAGTTATATGATGTTAGTACAGATTTTATACTCAAAGGAGAAACTAACCTTATTCATATGAATATTGAAAATGGTTTTATTCCTTTTATAAATGTTGAGGCTGTTGCAGGTAATTTAAATGAACTGCAAGGAGCACATTCACAAAGTGAATATGACAGATATAGAATCCCAGGATTTAAATCTTCATCTAATCACCTATTATTTGAAGTAGAAGGTGATAGTATGACACCAACATTTTACCCAAATGATATCTTAATTTGTGAAGCTCAACATTCTATTTCAGATGTTGCAGATAATTCATTAGTTGTAATAGGGACAGAAAAAGGTCTCCTTACTAAGCGCGTAAAGAAAGAATACGGCTATTGCTACTTAGAAAGTGATAATAAACACTATAGCCCGATAAAAATAGAGAACGAAGAAATTAAAGCAATTCTTTCAATAAAAGGTAAGGTTACAAGCAAAGTTAATACTAACACAAAAGTAGAAACAGATAAGTTTGAACATATGGAATCTAACCTTAAGCAGTTAGAATATCAAATTGAAAGACTTTCCCAGCAAATAAAGTAG
- a CDS encoding phytoene/squalene synthase family protein has translation MKSIFDTVSRDCSKAVTNSYSTSFSLASKLLAPSIRQDVYNVYGFVRFADEIVDSFHNYDKETLLNDFEEDLKKAVRDKISLNPILNSFQETVHKFNIEEEFYMSFLRSMRLDLYKSKYLTKEEYEDYIYGSADVVGLMCLKVFVKGDQQKFDDLKEDAMKLGSAFQKVNFLRDLKADLEDLNRSYFPNTNLQKLDENSKKRIIEEIELDFKAGLNGIQRLPVEAKLGVYTAYVYYLRLLHKLKKTPSLEIRNKRIRVPNYEKAGLMAKSYVTCRLNLL, from the coding sequence ATGAAATCTATTTTTGACACCGTTTCTAGAGATTGTAGCAAAGCAGTTACAAACTCTTATAGCACTTCATTTTCATTAGCTTCAAAATTATTAGCACCGTCTATAAGACAAGATGTTTATAATGTATACGGCTTTGTAAGATTTGCTGATGAGATTGTAGACTCTTTTCACAATTATGATAAAGAAACTTTATTAAACGATTTTGAGGAAGATTTAAAAAAAGCTGTAAGAGATAAAATTAGCTTAAACCCTATATTAAATTCGTTTCAGGAAACAGTTCATAAATTTAATATAGAAGAAGAATTCTACATGTCTTTTTTAAGAAGCATGAGGTTAGACCTTTATAAATCTAAGTACCTTACAAAAGAAGAATATGAAGATTATATTTACGGCAGTGCAGATGTTGTAGGCTTAATGTGCTTAAAAGTATTTGTAAAAGGAGATCAACAAAAATTTGATGACCTTAAGGAAGACGCCATGAAATTAGGCTCTGCTTTTCAAAAAGTAAATTTCCTGAGAGATCTTAAAGCAGATCTAGAAGATTTAAATAGAAGTTATTTTCCCAATACAAACCTTCAAAAATTAGACGAGAATAGTAAGAAAAGGATTATTGAAGAAATTGAATTAGATTTTAAAGCTGGTCTGAATGGCATACAAAGGTTACCTGTAGAAGCAAAATTAGGCGTTTATACAGCTTATGTGTATTATTTGAGGTTACTGCACAAATTAAAGAAAACACCATCTCTAGAGATCCGCAATAAACGCATACGAGTACCTAATTATGAAAAAGCAGGATTAATGGCAAAATCTTACGTAACCTGCAGATTAAATTTATTATAG
- a CDS encoding class I SAM-dependent methyltransferase, giving the protein MTSNFWEQRYANNNTGWDLNTVSPPLKHYIDTLSNKTLFILIPGCGNAYEAEYLHNQGFENVFIVDLAEHPLLEFSKRVPDFPKSHILHLDFFNLTQKFDLILEQTFFCALHPEQRLHYAHHTSKLLNSNGCLVGLFFNKEFDKTGPPFGGNKKEYKNLFKNLFKIKKLENCYNSIKPRQGSELFFIFEKK; this is encoded by the coding sequence ATGACATCTAACTTTTGGGAACAACGATATGCCAATAACAACACTGGATGGGATCTTAACACAGTGTCACCTCCTTTAAAACACTACATAGACACACTTTCTAATAAAACACTTTTTATTTTAATTCCTGGTTGCGGAAATGCTTACGAGGCTGAGTACCTACACAATCAAGGTTTTGAAAATGTCTTTATAGTTGATTTAGCGGAACATCCTTTATTAGAATTCTCTAAGCGCGTACCAGATTTTCCTAAATCTCATATTTTACATCTAGACTTCTTTAACTTAACTCAAAAATTTGATTTAATATTAGAGCAAACATTCTTCTGCGCTTTACACCCAGAACAAAGACTACATTATGCTCATCATACATCTAAGCTTTTAAATAGCAATGGATGTTTAGTAGGCTTGTTTTTCAATAAAGAATTTGATAAAACGGGACCTCCATTTGGCGGTAATAAAAAAGAATACAAAAATCTATTTAAAAACTTATTTAAAATTAAGAAGCTAGAAAATTGCTATAATTCAATAAAACCAAGACAAGGAAGTGAACTCTTTTTTATCTTTGAAAAAAAGTAA
- a CDS encoding phosphoribosyltransferase family protein produces MTTAEILSAEDIEHKIRRMAFQIYEANINESSVIISGIYPNGHKLAIKLKEAVEKVSNLTVTLCKLDIDKKNPIGTVKVDVSEDVYKNKSVILVDDVLNSGSTLIYAVSHFLKVPLQQFKTAVLVDRNHKKYPVKADYKGISLSTSINENVVVTFSPKMKVTLE; encoded by the coding sequence ATGACAACAGCTGAAATTTTATCTGCAGAAGACATTGAACATAAAATTAGAAGGATGGCATTTCAGATTTACGAAGCCAACATTAATGAGTCTTCTGTTATTATTTCTGGGATTTATCCAAATGGACACAAGCTTGCTATAAAGCTTAAAGAGGCTGTTGAAAAAGTATCTAACCTTACTGTTACACTTTGCAAACTAGACATTGACAAGAAAAACCCAATTGGCACAGTAAAGGTTGACGTAAGTGAAGATGTGTATAAAAATAAATCTGTGATTCTCGTTGACGATGTTTTAAACTCTGGCTCTACTTTAATTTATGCAGTAAGTCATTTTTTAAAGGTTCCATTACAACAATTTAAAACCGCTGTTCTTGTAGATAGAAATCATAAAAAATATCCTGTAAAGGCAGACTATAAAGGTATTTCACTATCAACATCAATAAATGAAAATGTTGTCGTAACATTTTCACCTAAAATGAAAGTAACCTTAGAATAA
- a CDS encoding phytoene desaturase family protein → MKKRIAIIGSGFSALASASYLAKEGHQVTIYEKNDTVGGRARQYKKDGFTFDIGPTWYWMPDVFERFFNDFDKKPSDYYTLEKLSPAYKVVFSETESILIEDTLTKIYAAFEAEEKGSSKQLEKFITKAKSNYDIAIKDLVYRPGVSPLELITPETIKKIGAFFSTISKDVRKQFNNEKLIQILEFPVLFLGAKPSNTPAFYSFMNYADFGLGTWHPKGGMYQVVLGMKTLAESLGVNINTNANVEEILVQNNSATGLVVNGDTITADIVLSGADYHHTETLLPLKLRQYSETYWSKKTFAPSALLFYIGFDTPIINVEHHTLFFDVDFEEHSKAIYDDPQWPENPLFYASFPSKTDSSVAPKGKEAGIFLIPLAPGIEDTEAIRETYFKKIMTRFENLTNQTVQKNVIFKETYCLNNFIEDYNSYKGNAYGLANTLFQTAFLRPKLKSKTVKNLYFTGQLSVPGPGVPPSLISGKLVAGLIQKHNKN, encoded by the coding sequence TTGAAGAAAAGAATAGCAATTATAGGCAGTGGTTTTTCTGCATTAGCAAGTGCTTCATACTTAGCAAAAGAAGGTCACCAAGTTACCATTTACGAAAAAAATGACACCGTTGGAGGCCGAGCACGACAGTATAAAAAAGACGGTTTTACTTTTGATATAGGCCCAACTTGGTATTGGATGCCAGATGTGTTTGAGCGATTTTTTAACGATTTCGATAAAAAACCATCAGACTATTATACCTTAGAAAAGCTTTCACCTGCATATAAAGTCGTTTTCTCTGAAACTGAGTCTATTTTAATAGAAGACACATTAACTAAAATATACGCTGCATTTGAGGCTGAAGAAAAAGGCAGCTCAAAACAATTAGAAAAATTTATAACCAAAGCTAAATCAAATTATGATATTGCCATAAAAGATTTAGTTTACAGGCCAGGTGTTTCTCCTCTAGAATTAATAACACCTGAAACCATTAAAAAAATAGGCGCTTTTTTTAGCACTATTTCTAAAGATGTTAGAAAACAATTCAATAATGAAAAATTAATCCAAATACTTGAGTTTCCTGTGCTTTTTTTAGGAGCTAAACCAAGCAATACTCCTGCATTTTATAGCTTTATGAATTATGCAGACTTTGGTTTAGGTACTTGGCATCCCAAAGGTGGTATGTATCAAGTTGTCTTAGGCATGAAAACTTTAGCAGAGTCTCTAGGAGTTAATATTAACACTAATGCAAACGTAGAGGAAATCTTAGTTCAAAATAACTCGGCAACAGGACTTGTTGTAAATGGCGACACAATTACTGCAGATATTGTTTTAAGTGGTGCAGATTATCATCATACAGAAACTTTACTACCTTTAAAACTAAGACAATATTCTGAAACATATTGGAGCAAAAAAACCTTTGCGCCTTCAGCATTACTATTTTATATCGGTTTTGATACCCCTATAATAAATGTAGAGCATCACACTTTATTTTTTGATGTAGATTTCGAGGAGCACTCAAAAGCTATTTATGATGATCCTCAATGGCCGGAAAATCCTTTATTTTATGCAAGTTTTCCTTCCAAAACAGACTCAAGTGTAGCTCCTAAAGGTAAGGAAGCCGGAATTTTTTTAATTCCATTAGCGCCTGGAATTGAAGACACTGAAGCTATTAGAGAAACTTATTTTAAAAAAATAATGACTCGTTTTGAAAATTTAACCAACCAAACAGTTCAAAAAAACGTTATATTTAAAGAGACCTATTGTCTCAATAATTTTATTGAAGATTATAACTCTTATAAAGGCAACGCATATGGTTTGGCAAATACATTATTTCAAACCGCATTTTTAAGACCTAAATTAAAAAGTAAGACTGTAAAAAATCTGTATTTTACAGGACAGTTATCTGTTCCTGGACCAGGTGTGCCACCATCCCTAATTTCTGGAAAATTAGTTGCTGGCCTTATACAAAAACACAACAAGAATTAA
- a CDS encoding RNA-binding S4 domain-containing protein, with protein sequence MRVEKYLWCVRYFKTRSLATKACNLGRVKIDGQNLKPSREVHPLDEIEVRKNQINYKIRVLDTPKSRVGAKLVGLYLVDITPAENLEKLDLLSYTKSQQREKGTGRPTKKDRRDIEGFIDDTDDI encoded by the coding sequence ATGCGAGTAGAAAAATATTTATGGTGTGTAAGATATTTTAAGACTAGAAGTCTTGCCACTAAAGCGTGTAATCTTGGTCGCGTAAAGATAGACGGCCAAAATCTCAAGCCCTCAAGAGAAGTTCATCCCTTAGATGAAATTGAAGTGAGAAAAAATCAGATTAATTATAAAATTAGAGTACTTGACACCCCTAAATCTAGAGTTGGTGCTAAATTAGTTGGATTATATCTTGTAGATATTACACCTGCAGAAAACTTAGAGAAATTAGACCTATTGAGTTATACAAAATCTCAACAGCGCGAAAAAGGTACAGGAAGACCTACTAAAAAAGACCGTAGAGATATTGAGGGTTTTATAGACGATACAGATGACATCTAA
- a CDS encoding MerR family transcriptional regulator, which produces MVKQKFSIKDLENLSGIKAHTIRIWEKRYGALEPDRTDTNIRLYDITNLQKLLNISFLNDNGYKISRISKMSDEDVIKLVNRISASKSDENRAIAKFKISMINFDEILFESTYQKLLSEKGFRDIFKDVFIPLLEEIGLLWQTKTINPCHEHFITNLIKQKLSIEIEKAQNPNNYDDSKLFVLYLPPNEIHDLGLNYFHYEVLLENYRVINLGSSLPVCDLENILNLHETIIFATYFTVQPEDIPSYIKEFEEVICKESIKELWVMGRKHQGIDKSGFKNNIKFFDTVSQAILQLQY; this is translated from the coding sequence ATGGTTAAACAAAAATTCAGCATAAAGGATCTTGAAAATCTAAGCGGTATTAAAGCTCATACTATTCGAATATGGGAAAAAAGATACGGCGCATTAGAACCAGACCGTACAGATACTAATATTAGACTGTACGATATCACCAATCTTCAGAAATTATTAAATATATCTTTCCTGAATGATAACGGTTATAAAATCTCTAGGATTTCTAAAATGAGTGACGAAGATGTCATCAAACTCGTGAATAGAATTTCAGCAAGTAAAAGTGATGAAAATAGAGCAATAGCAAAGTTTAAAATTTCAATGATAAATTTTGACGAAATCCTATTTGAAAGCACTTATCAAAAATTGCTTTCAGAAAAAGGATTTCGTGACATATTTAAAGACGTCTTTATTCCTTTGCTTGAAGAGATAGGTCTTTTATGGCAAACAAAAACCATTAATCCTTGTCATGAGCATTTTATAACCAATCTTATAAAACAAAAATTAAGTATTGAGATAGAGAAAGCCCAGAATCCAAATAATTATGATGACAGCAAATTATTTGTTTTATACTTACCGCCTAATGAAATTCATGATTTAGGCTTAAATTATTTTCATTACGAAGTTTTGTTAGAAAACTATAGAGTTATTAATCTAGGAAGCAGCTTGCCTGTATGTGATCTTGAAAACATACTAAACCTACATGAAACTATAATTTTCGCAACATATTTTACAGTACAACCTGAAGACATTCCTTCATACATTAAAGAATTTGAGGAAGTTATTTGTAAAGAGAGCATCAAAGAGCTTTGGGTTATGGGCAGAAAGCACCAAGGTATAGATAAGTCTGGATTTAAAAATAACATAAAGTTTTTCGATACTGTTTCACAAGCCATTTTACAATTACAATATTAA
- a CDS encoding sterol desaturase family protein has product MDILIWILVFLLTFCIMEFMAWFTHKYVMHGFLWKLHKDHHHKDHNSWWERNDFFFIFYALVSIGCFVSWSFYNVWIGLPIGLGIFAYGVAYFMVHDIFIHQRFKLFRNANNWYAKGIRRAHKIHHKHLGKEKGECFGMLFPPLKYFNRS; this is encoded by the coding sequence ATGGATATCCTTATTTGGATTTTAGTATTTCTACTCACTTTCTGCATAATGGAATTTATGGCCTGGTTTACCCATAAATATGTAATGCACGGATTTTTATGGAAACTACATAAAGATCACCATCATAAAGATCATAACAGTTGGTGGGAGCGAAACGATTTCTTCTTTATTTTTTACGCACTAGTAAGTATTGGTTGTTTTGTATCTTGGAGCTTTTATAACGTTTGGATAGGTCTTCCCATAGGTCTTGGTATATTTGCATATGGTGTGGCTTATTTTATGGTTCATGACATCTTTATACATCAGAGATTTAAACTTTTTAGAAATGCCAATAACTGGTATGCAAAAGGTATAAGACGCGCCCACAAAATACATCACAAACACTTAGGGAAAGAAAAGGGTGAATGTTTTGGTATGTTATTTCCACCACTTAAGTATTTTAATAGATCATAA
- a CDS encoding lycopene cyclase family protein encodes MSTKSFDFIIIGAGLSGLHLAHSFLNDPFFKDFSIAIIDKSSKSKNDKTYCFWEKGKGNWDSILTKSWTSALVYGTSKKINVPLLPYTYKMVKSLDFYNFVLSEIEASNTIQFFKDDVQYVNEDNIVTVTCNTNSFQAKHVFDSRVTEDFEKDKTATTLLQHFKGCTISTKKPTFNPEVLTMMDYRLTYKNTTSFMYVLPITPTKALIEYTFFSPSLVEDHIYDSHLKTYISNTLSITEYTIIESEKGIIPMTDYKFKKHHTDAITKIGTAGGWVKGSSGYSFKMSEKKSKRIIENIKTGSHPTNGLYNNKFELFDVIFLKVLKDDNSYGPKLFQDFYSKNEMAIALKFLDEETSFNEDLKIVWSLRSFKFVKAFFKTLFRFR; translated from the coding sequence ATGAGCACCAAGTCTTTTGATTTCATCATTATTGGTGCAGGTTTATCTGGTCTTCATTTAGCTCATTCGTTTCTTAATGATCCTTTTTTTAAAGATTTTTCAATAGCTATAATTGATAAATCTTCTAAATCTAAAAACGACAAAACGTATTGCTTTTGGGAAAAAGGTAAGGGAAATTGGGATTCTATTCTAACAAAATCTTGGACTAGCGCATTAGTTTATGGTACATCTAAAAAAATAAATGTGCCCTTACTGCCTTATACGTACAAGATGGTAAAATCGTTGGATTTTTACAATTTTGTTTTAAGTGAGATTGAAGCTTCCAATACTATTCAGTTTTTTAAAGATGACGTACAATATGTTAATGAAGACAACATAGTCACTGTAACCTGCAATACTAATTCGTTTCAAGCCAAGCACGTCTTTGATAGTAGGGTTACTGAAGATTTCGAAAAAGACAAAACTGCTACTACTCTTTTACAACACTTTAAGGGATGTACTATAAGTACAAAAAAACCGACATTTAATCCTGAAGTCTTAACAATGATGGATTATAGGTTAACCTACAAGAACACCACTAGTTTTATGTATGTTTTGCCTATTACGCCTACTAAAGCTCTTATTGAATACACGTTCTTCTCACCAAGTTTAGTTGAAGACCATATTTATGATTCGCACTTAAAAACCTATATTTCTAATACCTTATCTATTACAGAATATACTATAATTGAATCTGAAAAAGGTATTATTCCTATGACAGATTACAAGTTTAAAAAACACCATACAGATGCCATTACCAAAATTGGAACTGCTGGTGGTTGGGTTAAAGGCTCAAGTGGTTATTCATTTAAAATGTCTGAAAAGAAATCGAAGAGAATTATTGAGAACATTAAAACTGGCAGTCATCCCACTAATGGGTTATACAACAACAAATTTGAGTTGTTTGATGTTATTTTCCTTAAAGTCTTAAAAGATGATAACAGTTACGGCCCTAAACTCTTTCAAGATTTTTACAGCAAGAATGAAATGGCAATAGCATTAAAGTTTTTAGATGAAGAAACTTCCTTTAATGAAGATTTAAAAATAGTGTGGAGCTTAAGATCATTTAAGTTTGTTAAAGCATTTTTTAAAACACTATTCAGGTTTAGATAG